The region CTACTAAGAATTCTCTTgcttctccttgagccacatcacctAAATTAGTTTAGCCGTTGGATATACTCAATTGGACTATATTAGCCATTGGATCTACCCATTAAGAGCCACCAACGCATGCAGTGCATATAGTAGATGATGCCTAAATAGTGTTTTAATCAAATAAAAACTGATGCATGCATGCGACTCATACTCCAGtactagcactatgcatattttgttttgttttcatcCAATTCTGCACTTATACATAGAGAtgtaaatttatttatttattttaaaagtATTGATAAAAAATTATCTTTCTAGGAGAAATTGTAAAGCCATTAGCTAGGGGCAGTCTTCTAGTAATCTCTAAAGAGTGTCATATAAATTATAATTATAGCATTTTCTGGCTAACCACATTCAGTACTCTAGTCTAAAAGAAAAATTACTTGGCACGATTTTGGAGTTTTTGGAAAAATAGCATCCCAGGAGGAGTGGAGATGGAATCCAGAGGAGCTACCTTCGCTCCAAGTCAGCATTCATGTAATTTCTTTTTCTTGGGTAAATTCTTCAGGCAAGAATGGTATTACTGATTTTTCCTTTCCTAATTATCTTTGTGGATTGCAAAACTGATCTTCTAAAGTTGTTGCAGAGGTCAGGAGCTGGGATATTTCTGCTGCCAGTATCATCTTTAGTCGGTGATTATGAACAATCGATTCTGAATGAGTCAAGACAGAACTCTTTCAATCAAATACTTGAAGGGACAAAACGAAAGAATGAAGGTATAATTTTGGGGGACCTATGTCCGTTTCCCACTCAAAGAATCCTGTTCAACTATTAGTGCCTAACGAATTCTGTAGATCGACAGGTCCATCCTACGGCAAAACCTTGTGCTTGCTTAATCAGTTCCCGGCCTCGTTGGTGCCGCCGCTTGGGGCGGACGGAGGTGCCGGGCCCCTCGGCAGCATGGTGGGCAAAAGTGGCGGGTACCTGTCAACGATCGCCTGGTCCCTCAGCTCGCTACCGCTGGACACGTCGCCGGCCGGCCGGAGCGGGCGCCAGGCGGAGGCTTCTCTGAGGCTGACGACCAGGAGAGCCAGCACGAGGCACGTGGCTACGCGGCTGCTTCGGGggctggaagaagaagaagaagccattgtTTGGCGAGCgacgaggaggagagggccggtgcAGGGACTGGCTGTGAGCTGAGACCTGAGCGATGAGATATCTTTCTTGGAGAAGAAAGGGAGATGGTCTTTTTGTGTCCATCTGTGATGGGAGTTTGTGGTGAGTGTTGGGTGGAAGGGGTCAAACGGGGAGGGTGAGTGAGGGGGAACGGAAGGAGGGGCTACGAATGTTCTCATCACTCCTTTTGTGTTGACTTGGTTAGagatttccctcaaaaaaaaaaacttggtTCAAGAAGAGAGGCGCCAACGTGGAAAAGATGGGTTGTTCTTGTTCCACAGTGGGATCCAT is a window of Triticum dicoccoides isolate Atlit2015 ecotype Zavitan chromosome 2B, WEW_v2.0, whole genome shotgun sequence DNA encoding:
- the LOC119368739 gene encoding uncharacterized protein LOC119368739; the encoded protein is MASSSSSSPRSSRVATCLVLALLVVSLREASAWRPLRPAGDVSSGSELRDQAIVDRYPPLLPTMLPRGPAPPSAPSGGTNEAGN